A stretch of bacterium DNA encodes these proteins:
- a CDS encoding tetratricopeptide repeat protein: MPIRPKHTPSESRPVAARQFTDREDFIAAFRRVLAEHRPDANTVLVYFGVGGIGKTSLRRELQRLIDGRSDVLAAALDFDLAQYRDQETALFALRKELQRKYKVGFPTFDIAYAVYWQKTHPQTPMSKNNFPFLEDSVHLLDIIHLAKDLPFIGIVARLGVLTVRGSLLVKDWWEKRGHQELKGLVGMEPLDIAGRLPMYWASDVRAALAGKSAVVFLDTYDALSGSERVEGKLREREAWVRELVAQLPEVLWVIFGREQLRWAEADEEWAGALQQHLVGGLGDSDARRFLAACGVDDPAIQSTIVTSSQGVPYFLDLAVDTWVEIKERHNRTPQPDDFAHTRLEMFDRFLRHLTQPEVETLKVLSTPRFWDYELFKALVSEYHTGYSLTAFADLCRFSFIDQDPASGHWRMHQLMRQSLQEHQAPELREQVHLFLLNYYARQLKDIAPNNVTEAHIRAFAEANHHGSLAAEPESFTEWCNSILVNIERTGRWQQLQLSLTRERYQSFVARLGPDHPAAVRTLGYLAGCEVKIGDLRSAESLLQEALARGEKVLGKDSIPYVRILVRLAVLFYDQARLSEAEPLLDQAIKTLRSTTKPDRILLANALATLAGVCHFGARYRDADALFCEAIATLRAAGESDPKGSLGSVEIALSEALLNYGDFCQEQDRLPEAEHLFREALEIAERARAPDNIVASRLDALGWHLLRTGRYSDAEPFLHRAFTLMESMVGPDDINLARGPMHSVAELYRLQGHLAESEQLHQRSLAIIENAVGPEHQDVAFPLYGLAELRLATGKYGEAEAFYHRALAVRDRALGPEHPETARVLDGLARLCEQTNRTAEAQVWRGRLQAIKDKRESERVVPAA, from the coding sequence ATGCCGATAAGACCGAAGCACACGCCGAGCGAAAGCCGGCCGGTGGCGGCGCGCCAGTTCACGGACCGGGAAGACTTCATCGCCGCGTTCCGGCGCGTTCTCGCCGAGCACCGTCCTGATGCCAACACGGTCCTGGTCTATTTCGGCGTGGGCGGCATCGGCAAGACCAGCCTGCGCCGGGAGCTGCAACGGCTGATTGACGGCCGGTCGGACGTGTTAGCTGCCGCGCTCGATTTCGACCTGGCCCAGTACCGTGACCAGGAGACGGCGCTGTTCGCCCTGCGCAAGGAACTCCAGCGTAAGTACAAGGTCGGCTTCCCGACCTTTGACATCGCCTATGCCGTGTACTGGCAGAAGACCCATCCTCAGACACCGATGAGCAAGAACAACTTCCCATTCCTGGAAGACAGCGTGCATCTGCTGGACATTATTCATCTGGCAAAGGACCTGCCGTTTATCGGAATCGTCGCCCGGCTGGGCGTGCTGACGGTCAGAGGCAGCCTGCTGGTCAAGGACTGGTGGGAGAAACGGGGCCACCAGGAACTGAAGGGTCTGGTCGGGATGGAACCTTTGGACATTGCCGGACGCCTGCCGATGTACTGGGCATCAGATGTAAGAGCAGCTCTTGCCGGCAAATCGGCCGTCGTCTTCCTGGATACCTATGATGCGCTATCCGGGTCCGAACGAGTGGAAGGCAAGCTGCGGGAGCGGGAGGCCTGGGTAAGGGAACTGGTGGCGCAACTGCCCGAGGTGCTCTGGGTCATTTTCGGGCGGGAGCAGCTCCGCTGGGCAGAGGCGGACGAGGAGTGGGCCGGCGCCCTTCAGCAGCACCTGGTCGGCGGCCTGGGTGACAGCGATGCCCGGCGATTCCTGGCCGCCTGCGGGGTCGACGACCCCGCGATTCAGAGCACAATCGTGACCAGCAGCCAGGGCGTGCCGTACTTTCTTGACCTGGCCGTCGACACCTGGGTTGAAATCAAGGAACGGCACAATCGTACTCCGCAGCCGGATGACTTCGCCCACACCCGGCTGGAGATGTTTGACCGCTTCCTGCGCCACCTGACTCAGCCTGAAGTCGAAACGCTCAAGGTGCTTTCCACGCCGAGGTTCTGGGATTACGAGCTGTTCAAGGCGCTGGTGAGTGAGTACCACACCGGCTATTCGCTTACTGCCTTTGCCGACCTGTGCCGCTTCTCGTTCATTGACCAGGACCCGGCGTCGGGGCATTGGCGAATGCACCAGCTCATGCGCCAGAGCCTGCAGGAGCACCAGGCCCCGGAGTTGAGAGAGCAAGTGCATCTGTTTCTCTTGAACTACTACGCTCGGCAACTCAAGGACATCGCGCCAAACAATGTGACTGAGGCACACATCCGCGCTTTCGCCGAAGCAAATCATCACGGCAGTCTGGCGGCCGAACCAGAGAGCTTCACGGAATGGTGCAACAGCATACTGGTGAATATCGAGCGGACCGGGCGGTGGCAGCAACTCCAGCTTTCGCTGACCCGGGAGCGATATCAATCGTTCGTTGCGCGCCTGGGACCGGACCACCCGGCGGCAGTGCGAACGCTGGGCTACCTTGCGGGGTGCGAAGTGAAAATCGGGGATCTTCGCTCGGCCGAATCGCTCCTTCAGGAGGCACTGGCGCGTGGTGAGAAGGTCCTGGGTAAGGACTCGATACCGTACGTGCGTATCCTGGTGCGGCTTGCCGTCCTGTTCTATGATCAGGCTCGTCTCAGCGAGGCCGAGCCCCTGCTCGATCAAGCGATCAAGACTCTGCGCAGCACGACTAAGCCGGACCGAATATTGCTGGCCAACGCACTTGCCACTCTCGCCGGAGTCTGCCATTTCGGCGCCCGCTACCGCGATGCTGACGCGCTGTTCTGTGAGGCCATCGCCACACTGCGGGCGGCAGGCGAATCCGACCCGAAGGGAAGTCTCGGGTCGGTCGAAATCGCATTGTCGGAGGCGCTGCTCAACTACGGGGATTTCTGTCAGGAACAGGACCGGTTGCCGGAAGCGGAACACCTGTTCCGCGAAGCATTGGAGATTGCCGAACGCGCGCGCGCGCCCGACAATATCGTGGCCAGCCGTCTCGACGCGCTGGGCTGGCACCTCCTCCGCACCGGGCGTTACTCTGACGCCGAGCCGTTCCTGCACCGGGCATTCACGTTGATGGAGAGCATGGTCGGGCCCGACGACATCAATCTGGCCCGTGGCCCGATGCACAGCGTGGCCGAACTCTACCGGCTGCAGGGGCATCTTGCCGAGTCCGAACAGCTACATCAGCGCTCACTGGCTATCATTGAAAACGCCGTCGGGCCTGAGCATCAGGATGTCGCGTTCCCGTTGTACGGCCTGGCTGAGCTGCGCCTGGCCACGGGCAAGTACGGTGAAGCCGAAGCTTTCTACCACCGGGCGCTGGCAGTCCGTGACAGAGCGCTCGGCCCGGAGCATCCGGAGACCGCGCGAGTCCTCGACGGCCTGGCCCGGCTCTGCGAACAGACCAACCGCACGGCCGAAGCGCAGGTCTGGCGCGGCCGGCTGCAGGCAATCAAGGACAAGAGGGAGTCCGAGCGTGTCGTGCCCGCGGCTTGA
- a CDS encoding WG repeat-containing protein produces the protein MMRQALITALALLATLSFGQTAGTPAVTPEQEHAALFHVCDSLRCGYIDANGKLTIALKFAGARGFSEGLAAVNVGGKSDKWGNATGGKWGYVDRTGTFVIKPQFDGAEDFSEGLAAVNVGGNSGEFEGGIVAGGKWGYIDKTGNPVVNPQFAGARDFSEGLAAVNVGGETHSVFGVEGGKWGYIDKTGKLVIEPQFDKAEDLREGLAMVNVGAKSDTEGFFAGGKWGYVDKSGEFVVKPRFDDAKHFSEGLAAVNVGAKDKYGGAVGGKWGFVDATGKLVIERQFDETDDFHEGLAPVGLDGKEGYIDKTGEFVIKPRFGKAKHFSEGLAAVNVGGKLDEYGYGSVDGGTWGYVDKTGKLVIEPQSEEANDFHEGLAPVGHGGNQGYIDKTGKLVWKPSNLKND, from the coding sequence ATGATGAGACAGGCCCTGATAACCGCTCTCGCGCTGTTGGCGACGCTGTCTTTCGGCCAGACGGCGGGCACGCCGGCCGTGACGCCAGAGCAGGAACATGCCGCACTGTTCCACGTCTGTGACAGCTTGAGGTGCGGCTACATTGACGCGAACGGTAAGCTGACTATCGCCCTGAAGTTCGCCGGCGCCAGGGGCTTCTCTGAAGGATTGGCAGCGGTCAATGTCGGTGGGAAGTCTGACAAGTGGGGCAACGCTACGGGTGGGAAGTGGGGCTATGTCGACAGGACCGGCACTTTCGTCATCAAGCCACAGTTTGACGGCGCCGAGGACTTCTCTGAAGGTCTGGCAGCGGTCAACGTTGGCGGAAATTCGGGCGAGTTCGAGGGCGGCATCGTTGCGGGTGGGAAGTGGGGCTACATTGACAAGACCGGCAACCCTGTAGTCAACCCGCAGTTCGCCGGCGCCAGAGACTTCTCTGAAGGGCTGGCAGCGGTGAACGTCGGTGGAGAGACGCATTCCGTATTTGGCGTCGAAGGTGGCAAGTGGGGTTACATCGACAAGACCGGCAAACTCGTCATCGAGCCGCAGTTCGACAAGGCCGAAGACCTCCGCGAGGGGTTGGCGATGGTAAACGTGGGCGCGAAGTCGGACACGGAGGGCTTCTTTGCAGGAGGAAAGTGGGGCTACGTTGACAAGAGCGGTGAGTTCGTCGTCAAGCCGCGGTTTGACGATGCCAAGCACTTTTCCGAAGGACTGGCAGCGGTCAACGTTGGTGCGAAGGACAAGTACGGCGGCGCTGTAGGTGGGAAGTGGGGCTTTGTTGACGCGACCGGCAAGCTCGTCATCGAGCGGCAGTTCGACGAGACCGACGACTTCCACGAAGGGCTGGCGCCGGTAGGGCTGGACGGAAAAGAAGGCTACATTGACAAGACCGGCGAGTTCGTCATCAAGCCGCGGTTTGGCAAGGCCAAGCACTTTTCCGAAGGACTGGCAGCGGTCAACGTTGGCGGGAAGTTGGACGAGTACGGCTACGGCTCGGTTGACGGTGGGACGTGGGGCTATGTCGACAAGACCGGCAAACTCGTCATCGAGCCGCAGAGCGAGGAGGCCAACGATTTCCACGAGGGGTTGGCGCCGGTCGGGCATGGCGGGAACCAAGGCTACATCGACAAGACCGGCAAGCTCGTCTGGAAGCCTTCGAACCTCAAGAACGACTAG